A stretch of DNA from Strigops habroptila isolate Jane chromosome 1, bStrHab1.2.pri, whole genome shotgun sequence:
tggTATGACAGCCCTACCCTGGGATCTAAAATGGTAAGTGCAAGCTTTGAAGGTGCTGTGTTTGTCTGTGCCAGGAGGAACATGCTTGTGCTTCTGCCATTCTGTCTGCCTTtgggaaaagcattttctggtgGAAATGGCAAAATTTTGTGATGAACACTAGGGTTCCAGTTTCACTATGATATGCCAGGATTGCTGTTGAGAGAAGCCATTCAGCTCCCCAtggctgtttcctcttctgtgcCGATCTTTCATTCACACCAGAACCTCATTCACGCCTAATGctgtcttagaatcatagaatcgcttaggttggaaaagacctttaaggtcatcaagtccaaccattaacctagcactgctAAGTCCAcccctaaaccatgtcccttGCACTCTCTTGAGCCTACAGCAGAGAACTGATCCAGATTAAAACTTCTGTATACCAGCTTAGTTTTACTTTTATGGAAAACAAGTTTTTATGTCTGCTTTTCAAACAGGCAGTGCTTTTCAAGTTAATGTGTGCTGTATTTTAGAAAAGAGATTTATTGACCTGTGTAAGtagcttaaaaaataataaactaagAAACCTTGACTGTAATACATGTAATGACTGTAATCATGAAgattttctgaacagaaatattctttattGAACCATGTGATACATAAGACCTATATAAAACCATCACAGCTGCAGTAATGGCATTCTAAGAGCATACTTAATAAAGTGTAAAAACCTGTGTGTTAAATGCTTAATACAAATACAAGTTTGTAACTATGGATTAATGcgttgggtttttgttttgttttaaagatgtatAAACCAACCACGTTGGCCTCCATAGTGAAAGGTGACCAGATAAAAACTAGGAAAGAAGACAACATACGCTTCAGAGTCTTGAACAGTTTTATTCATAAAGCTGTGGCAGAGATGATGGCTACCTGTGAAGTTAATCAAGAACTTTATGATCTTAAGCTGGAAATCTCCAAGGCAAGTGCCAAAGCTTCAACTTATTTTGAGCTGCTCTGAGTATGCCTGGAGGTCACAATAGTGGGCCAGAGGAGCTCCTCTGGGTGTTGTGATGCGTGCAGGAGTTCTACTGCATTGCTTCTGAtgtggcagagcacagcaagaTGAGGCTCTGGATTCATCTTGCAGACTAGGAGAACTTTGGCATTGTTGCACCTGGCTTAGTAGACCTTTGCCACTAAAATGCAAGTGCAGCTTAGGCCAACTAAATGGTGATTCTCTTAGTATGACTTTTCGTTTTATGTTATTCAGACATGTACTCTTTGCCTTGCCCTTTCCGACAGAGGAACCTGCTTTTGCCAATATAGGTGTATCTTTCCCAGAGTCTTTTCCTTGTAGCTGTGTGAAAGTCGATACCTCCTTGTGTTCCTCGCCAGCATCACTGTACAGGCAGAAGACCTCAGTGGGGCATGAGCTTccaaaaaaagacaagcttAAGAAAATGGCATTGGCAAGCAAGGTTCCAGAAAGAATTAGAATTTGTACCTAATTGTAGCTAGTGTTGTCATAATTCATGGGTTTGaaagggacgttaaagctctGATTCAGGAACTAAGTCTCCACATTCTtgttcattgttttttttcttttacatttgcGGTTTTGTTAAGATTGCCTGTGTTTGGCTTAAAAGCTGATGGACTTAGAAGCATGGAAAAACAAATTGCACCTCATAGCTGTATCTGTGACAAGGGGTTTGTCATTTATGATTGAAATGGATGTTTCTGCCAGCTGAATCCGTTCTGTCTTCGGGCATGTGATTAAAATTACCTGGGCAAGGTGAATCTTTTGTCTCTATATATGCAGTATCCTTCATACAGTACTTCTCTCTCCAGGGCTTTGAGGATTGCTTGTCTGACTTGGATGGCATGTTTGCACCTAAAAATACTGGCTGGTGTAGGCAAGCCACAGCACTTTCATTGCTGTAAATGAAGCGATTTATAACacaagggagggaaagaagcagcCTTATTTCAAATATAGTACAGATTTTATTGTAACTGTGTAGTGCTTAGGAAGAGTTTGTGCTCCGCTGGGATGTGGCTGAGACTCAGTCTTGATTTAGTCTAGAGCTGATTCTGGTCTGGTATCATTACTTCCATTATCAAAAGAaatagaatcttagaatcacagaatggttagggttggaaaggaccttaagatcatctagttccaatcccctgccatgggcagggacgcctcacactggaccatgtcTTCCAAGGTTCTGttcatcctggccttgaacactgccaggggtggagcatttgccacttctttgggcaacctgttccagtgcctcaccaccctcactgtaaagaacttcttccttatatctaacctgaacttcccctgttgaagtttaaacccatttctgCAATCCATcagaatttactttttttccatatgaCAAGTTAAATTTACATAATAGTAACAGATAGGAATCATGCTTCAGGCCTGATACATCAAACTTTTATCCACTTGATAACATTACTTGTGATAATGAAGAAATGGCTTGAGTTAGATGGGGTTGTTTGTGTGCTTGCATTAGACTCAGTGTGGGAGACAGGGAGCGTTGATTCTGCAGTAGAAACAGCTGGTTAATGATCacggtggggttttttttaatgagtggTGGGTTTCCCAAGGGAGGAGCTATTTGGTGCTAGAAAAAATCAGTATctagtttgggttttggggaCAGTCCATCTGCCCTAGGAAAGAGTAGCACTGTCAATAGCAGACTGTGATGCAGTTTTCATTCCTGGGACTACTCTGATGGCAGTGTCTTTTTCTGGTGATGTATGTAGATACCTATTTGTTTGAAGCCTTGGTTtctggactagatgacctctgaaTTGTGCCTTCCAACGGGTAGTTTatgctttctcctccctcttccttgGCTCCTTCCTTTGGTTGAGCTAGATAGGTTGTTAGAAGTTTGCTGAGTATACTGTCATAGTGGGAACCTGTTTTGTAAGACACCGCTAGATGTGATGAATGACAGTTTCAGAAATCTTTCAGAATCCAATTTGTGCTTCACAAGTTTATTCTTCAGGAAGATCTTCTGTGTGCTTTGGCCTCCGCACACCATGCATTTTCAATTGCATGTATGACATCTATGAATGTTATCTGTTAATGAGCTAGAGGTTCAGGCACTGGCGGTTCCCAGCCGGCTTTAGAGCTGGAGAGACACTTCTCTTACAGTGGCGTGGAGGGTGTCCTCTTTTCTATCAATATCAAAACCAAATTATGGGTGACAACAAACCATGTCCTTCTTTAGCAGAAATGTACACTTTCAACTGTATTCCAGAACACTGTCGTTCTGGACAATTCGTGATGGTAACGCTGTCGTGGTGACTAAATGGAGCACTGTCAGGAACATACAGGTGTTGGCAGACTTCtctgtttaatttcagttgGAGGGAAGGTTAGGCAGTGACTTGCCTAAATAAAAAAGCCCTTTCAGGCACTGAATGTAAGTTTTATTTGGTGTTAAACTCTTAAAGGCACCATATAATTATGGTTCTTAAGAGCAGAGATGGAAGAAGAGATTCTCCTAACAATTTACATATGCAGTTTGGATCACTATGCTTATTCATGAATTAGAAACTTTGTTGTATATGaagtgtgtgtatacatataattttaaagaaacatttgtctTTTTGCAGGTGTGTCTGGCATCAAACTTCTCAGCGTGTCGTGTGTACTGGAATCCTGCTGCTACTATGGAGAAAGAAAGTTATGTTGAAAGTGTACTGCAGAAGAGTGCTCCACGTATACGGTACTGCTATGGGGTAAACAGTTAGGTCACTTCATAGATTTATAGCCATGTACTATGCCATTTCTTGAGTATTTCTAACAATCTGTATCTGACCTGTTAGGATGCTTTAGGTTTTTAGATATTTGGAGTCAGAGCATCTCTTGTGATgagcctcacagggaaggatggCTGTGTCAGACCAGCTCTGAATTCTcctgctggagcacagctggCTTATTTGGCTTCTGTGCTTTCCTAGAATTGGACTGGGTTGAGCTGAAAGAGTGAGTCTGGATGAAGTTTTACTTCAGTGTACTAGTGATGGTGGGCTGGACATACTGTGCATGACACTAGGCCAGAATGATGTTGCACAAGAGAACTGGCAATTGCAATAAGTAATTCCTTACAGACTCACTGGGCAATTCTGTTAGAGACAATTTGGACATCCAGAAGGGATGACTGACATtacagaaattctttacagtcctgatacaaaaaaataaatgatggGATACTACCATGTATTATGATGCTTTACCCATTTTTGACAGAGGGTCCAGTGGGTTTTCAGGATATCAGAGAGATTTttgtctcttcctctttccttggCTTACCCTCTGCTATCCAGCCAGTCTGTTGAAGCATACTCGTAGAGCCATTTCCTTACCCCTGTTTCCCTAGGCTGTGTAATTCCTGCTCTAGCACAATGCCTCTTTTACTCCCAACAGCTTCCACTCTTTGAGAAGGAATGTTGCTGGCTGGGAAGAAAATGAGGGAAGCCCTGTCAGTCCTTCCTGCAGCTAGCATGTAGGACTGGTTGTCTTGCCCTGCTGTGAGGGCTCTATCCCCCACTGCTCTTACCCCTACAGTGGGGATAAGGAAGACAAATGAAGTGGGGAATGACCTGTGCCAGCCTGTGCATATAGGAGACAAATCTATCATCAATTCTCAGTGGAATCTGCAGCTAGTAgtttttatatattatacattCAGAGTTGGGATTCTAGTGATGTATTGCTTAGCACTAACCTGAATGGATACCCATCAGACTGTAAGTTTTGCAAACCATATACTTAAATTTGCAATACTCTGGAATTAAAGTATTGTATCTGTCCTGGAGGTGCTGTTCTGTTACTCATACTGGTGAATGCTGTATTTTTGCCAGGTATCTTCTGAAGAGTCAGCAGATTTTAGGAAATATACCCCCAATAGTATTTGTAAAAGacaaagaagctgcagctgTAAGAAAGGTAATTGTAATCTTTGACTCAATGTACAAATATAATGATATGCAAACATGGTGACATAGCATGCCATAATGCTTAGGAATATGGAGAGAGCTGATCGTTCAGTTGCTCTACCAATCTACATTATAAAGCTTTGTCTGCATGCCTTCCTCTTCATTTTAGCAAAGAACCTTGAGTAAGGCTGATGCTTATCTATAATGTAAAAGAATCCTTGTAGCTATTGCCTCATGAACACTTTTTGATGCTAGTataaaaaattctgaagtttTTAGGGAAGCTTGTAGGCCAGATCATTAGGCCAAATAAAGAAATcctaaaaaatgaaattacaattTTAAGGAACAATATAAGGTAGGCAGTTGTCTTTTGCCTTGTATAGATGAAAGAAATGAGTTTTAAGGAGCTGTCTTCCACATTTTGAAtgttacttgtttttaaaattccatCGAATGtattcagtgatttttaatttttctttaccCCAACTAGCGAAGTGCAGATCTTTGCATAGAGGATGTAAGATCACTCatactacctttttttttttttcacttttaaaattatctttagtgtttcacattttctgcCAAGGCGTTGATAGTTTTAACAAGTTGAAATATTGCTAGAATAATGATGTTTTCTAGGAATTGGCTGTCGTTAGGAGTGTGAAGTGAGATCTCTCAAATAGAGAGATTTCCAGAAGAGAAGGATGACACCAATGAGTAGAATTTCATCAAGAATGTCTTCTCAAGCTGTTGATGTGAATGGAAAGAACATTAACTGGAAAGAGAGTGTTCACATTTCTGTACCCTGAAGTGCCTTATTCTTAGATGTGTTACTATTACAACCAACTACTGTTAGTGACTTACAGGCTCATGCAGCGTGTATTTGCAAACCTGGAAGGGATAATAAGAGCTTTAGACTCTCTGGAAATGCAGTGAACTGTTTGAACTTTCTGTATTCAGAAAAATTCTGAGTTTCGTGCCAATGTACTGATCCACAATGCAAATGCTTTCCACCTGAATTAGcataaacaaaaagcacaagaacagaaatgaaataaacactTCTGAAAGTTGTTTATATTTGTTCTTACGCTCCCTGTAATCAACACAATAAATTATACACAAATAATGAGTGATTATAGAAGCGCTTTGTCATTACTACTACCCTATTATTAACATACGTAGATGGAAGTACAAATATGTCCTCCTGCAGGTCCTGCCTTTCAGTTCTGTTACTGTGGAGCCTATTCCATTAATTACTCTTTCTCAAGCTTTGTTAAATGACCACTTTTTGaagaattttgaagaaaacccCTGGACTGCCTTACTTTCAGGTTCAGTGCATAGACATCTAGAAAGTTAACCACGTAAGACAAGTAAAGCCCCTCCTTGCATAACCTCTGTCAGTGAATGGCACTGGGAAGCACTTAGATGGACCATCTTTTCAGACTTTGCAGAGCATCAGATTTGTGTAATTCGCAGATTTGAATAACAGGGCTTGAAATAATGTAGCTGAAACCGATTTTTAAGTATTGGAAGACAGGGAAGAACCATCCAATTCAACTCCTAGAATAATATGCTCAATTAGAAGGGAAGAAATGTAAGGaaatgtgcaaataaaaattttgaATGAGATAAAATTTTCACAATTAGGCACAGTCTCTAAGCACTGCATATACTAGATTTGTAGCATTTACTGGTTAGGTGCCATGTTAAAAGGGAGTTGGGAACTCAGTATTTACAGGTAACAGAAATACAAACTTGCAGAAATGGAGAAGTGCAAAGAGTCTTAGCATAAGGATGTTATGAAAAAGGATTCTAAGACTGAAGTAagaccaaattaaaaaaaaaaaaaaagtcacacaaTCCCTAGCTGACAGTTAAGAAAGTATGAAAGGCAAAAACTTTGTAGGAATCCCTGAATCAGTTACGCTATTTGGCACAAACTTCCTAGGCAAGAAATATAAGCAGTTCTAttgaaatggaggaaaatactattttggAATGGACAGTATTccaaatgtggaaaataaaacatttgctgtTGGATACTTGTCTGTTTCTTGTGTAGGTGTGAACAAAGTAAATTTGATCCAGGACTTTTCATATATTGTCTTCATGTGTTTACAGATTGAGGAATTATTATCAATTGCTGATTTTGGACctccagaagcagaagaaacattATCTCACGATGATTctaggtgggtttttttttaaatcagaattgtACAAGTATCTGTTTTCATCTCTGTTGGCCAACTTAGATTGGATATTATTTGACATGAcagaaagtatattttaattAGATGTGTACATTTATCAGGGTTCAGCAACTGGTTATGAGGAAATAGAAAGTAGAAGAGAGCGCCTTTTTGGAAGACCTTACTGAAAAGGCATCTCAGCTTTTAAAGAGATCAGTTGGGCCCTTTTATCAACAGAAAAGGCTACAGAATAGCCTAGGACAAAACTAATATGTAATTATCCCAGAAATTAAATGTAGAGGATGACATTTAATTTTGTGGCTTAAGATTTCTTTACCAAAGTTACAcccatttattaaaatgaagggaaaatatttcttatatgCTCAGGTTTATGTTCATATTTTAGTGCAGACACATCTTCACAGGCTATTTTGTGATTGATTCTTGTGCATAGGTACCTTGCTGCAGAACACAGGTTTGCAAATACGGAAAGGGAAGGTCTATTTTCTCATATATAAGCGGACCTCTGTTAAGCTGTGGAGAATGACTGAATTGTTACAGCATAGTGTGTATGCTTTCAGAGGCAACT
This window harbors:
- the RBFA gene encoding putative ribosome-binding factor A, mitochondrial isoform X2, with translation MMYKPTTLASIVKGDQIKTRKEDNIRFRVLNSFIHKAVAEMMATCEVNQELYDLKLEISKVCLASNFSACRVYWNPAATMEKESYVESVLQKSAPRIRYLLKSQQILGNIPPIVFVKDKEAAAVRKIEELLSIADFGPPEAEETLSHDDSSKLFSSATESSDPPMKSNLFGIDHELLNKQIMDYKRLKVSRDTESIAWTEKQEQQLSQIRKKMKKKKPKNPPDDDITPQKYLMDRYEADHWDDNTEAVSDYELEDELQEDVNELREDVNELEADDGKTVSQPTDKLK